CGGCGGGCGCGGTCGACCGTGGTCTCGATGCTGACGACGCCGCCGAAGGCCCGCAGCGCCGGCACGAAGGTCTGCTGCAGCCACTGCTCGAAGGCCGTCAGCTTGTCCGGCAGGATGTCGTAGGTCTGCACCAGGAACACCTGCGCCGCCACCGTGGGCGGCGCCGGCAGCGGCGCGGCCGGCGTCGGCGCCGACGGCGCGACGACGTTGGTCGGCACCGGCCCGGCCCCGGGCGTGATCGCCGGCGGCGCGTGGCAGGCCTCGCCGCCGCTGGTGAGACTGGCGAGGAAGACGACGAGGTCCTGCAATTGCGCCACCGTCAGGTCCGGGTAGGCCGGCATCGTCGAGTGCCCATCGGACGTGAGGTAGCCGGCGCCCTCGACCCGCACCGCCTGCGGGTTGACGATCGATTCGAGGAAGTAGACCGGCGGGTGGTGCGAGCCCATGCCGGTGAGCTCCGGCCCGGGTTGCCGCTGCGCCGGCGGCACCTCCGGCAGGTTGGCGCCCTGCACGACGTGGCAGTTGTGGCAGCCCTGGGTGATGAACAACTGCCGCCCGCTCAGGACGTCGCCGGGGATGAGCGCCAGCTCCCACCCCGGCGGCACGCCGCCGGCCGCATGGAGGGCCTCCATGGTGATGCGCACCGACTTCGGCGTCGGCGGCGCGCTCTGCGCGAACGCCGTGGCGACGAGGAGGACGAGGAGGCCGGCGGCCAGGGCGCCGCGAGAACGGGATGCGGTCATGTCGGCTCGGGAGCGATGTCCTCCAGACTTCGCCCAGCGGTCTCGGGAAAGGCAAGCGCGACGATCAACGGCCCGAGCAGCGCGCCGGCGAGCATCAGCGAGATCGCCTGCCAGTGCGAGCCGAGCGCGCCGTAGAGCAGCGATTCCACCGCCAGGCCGAGCGCGCCGCCGAGCGTGGCGACGATGGCGCGCGCCCCCGTGGCCGTGCTGCGGTACGAGGTCGGGAACAGCTCGGCGCCGAAGCTGGCCTGCAGGACGTCGTGTCCGACGACGGCGAAGATGAGCGCGATCCACAGCACCGGCAGCCACCAGCCGGCGGCGTTGTAGAAGGCGATGGCGAGCGACAGCACGGTGACGCCGAAGGC
The genomic region above belongs to bacterium and contains:
- a CDS encoding cytochrome c gives rise to the protein MTASRSRGALAAGLLVLLVATAFAQSAPPTPKSVRITMEALHAAGGVPPGWELALIPGDVLSGRQLFITQGCHNCHVVQGANLPEVPPAQRQPGPELTGMGSHHPPVYFLESIVNPQAVRVEGAGYLTSDGHSTMPAYPDLTVAQLQDLVVFLASLTSGGEACHAPPAITPGAGPVPTNVVAPSAPTPAAPLPAPPTVAAQVFLVQTYDILPDKLTAFEQWLQQTFVPALRAFGGVVSIETTVDRARRGPPMTTVIAFRDRAAYERWNNNIGQRELAAKFDEFIGVHGHVVYDSPPLYRARTLSMESE
- a CDS encoding MFS transporter — translated: MAFVFSAGGAAADFMGPKYLQDAHGWSPARVAVLYVLGGGLAIAGSAYAGRLSDRVGRRPVTVAFGVTVLSLAIAFYNAAGWWLPVLWIALIFAVVGHDVLQASFGAELFPTSYRSTATGARAIVATLGGALGLAVESLLYGALGSHWQAISLMLAGALLGPLIVALAFPETAGRSLEDIAPEPT